From Leptolyngbyaceae cyanobacterium:
CACCTTAGAAAATTCAGAAATCAAACGTTTAGAGCTATTTTTATACTTGACACCAGTCGTTGGCTTTTTCCCTGCCCTCTGGAGGTTATATCGCCGTCGAGGTAGTCGAGAACAACAGGCAGTCAGTAGATTGGCCGTGACCTTAGCATTTAGCTGGCTACTAGGTTATATTTCGTTGAGTGCGGGAGCAGATAGTTCGGAATCTTTCAGGCTACCTCTGTTATTAGTGAATAGCCTGTTTACTTCTGGTTACTTTGTGGTAAGCGTTTGGTTGATGATTCGCCTGGGGCAACATCAGCCACTCCGATTACCAGTACTCAGTCACTTAGCTGACCGAGTATTTCGCAAATACCTATCTTAATTTGCTTCTACTACCGCCCGATTCGAGAGATAGTAAAAAGAAAATTATTTTTATCGATGTTAGTTGCTCTAACCTATCTAACCAGGATTGACAAGCTATTCAAGCTTTCAGTATATAAAGCACAACCTCATACTCCCCAAAAATAATTACCCTGATTTTGTACCAAAGGGTAGTAAATACTGGTATGAGTATTCTGGTTGGAAAATAAACAAGTATCTTTAGACACTTGAAATTGTTAGTGTGTGAGGAAGCCAGTGCCAACTCGAAATATCCCGGCTCTATTTTCAATGGGGCGAAAAAACACCCCGTCTTTTGTCAATCAGCCTGCTAAAGCAAACCACTTCCGTTGGCTCTGGCTTGGTTTTGGGTTGACTGGCATCGCCATGCTGTCAGCAACAGCAGGCGCTTTGCTAGCAGTATCTCTTTCCACAAAACCCTTAATGCAAAGTCAGCTGAGTGCTGAAGAGGCAGCAGTATTTTCTCAAGGCGATATTTCTAACTCTAATTTGCGACTGCCAGAGCTAACCCGACCTGTCAATATTTTAGTTTTAGGTATCAAAACTCTCCCTTCCGATGTGGGACAGCCCGTAGACCCCGCTTTAGGATACCAGCCAGTACTCAACTCCTTTGAGGGTCTTTCCGATACCATGCTATTGCTGCGGTTTAATCCCCAGACTCGCAAGTTAGTCTTACTTTCAGTTCCCCGCGATACTCGCACTTATATTGAAGGACATGGCGTTACCAAGATTAATGCTGCCAATGGATTTGGTGGGCCGGCGCTGAGTGCGAGGGCTGTTAGTAACCTGCTAGGCGGGATCAGGATCGATCGCTACGTTCGCATTAACGTACTAGGTGTAGAAAAACTAGTAGATGCCTTGGGTGGAGTCACCATTTACGTGCCGCAAGACATGAAATATAAAGACGATAGCCAACACCTTTATATTGACTTTAAAGCTGGAAAACAACATCTCAACGGCGCTCAGTTACAGAACTTCCTGCGTTTCCGCTATGACGGTTTAGGAGATATCGGGCGCGTACAGCGGCAACAAATGGCAATGCGAGCTTTGGCTGAACAAGCTCTCAATCCAGCCACCTTGGGTAGAGTACCTCAAATTCTCTCCGTGATCCAATCCCACATCGATACCAACTTAACCGTAGAAGAGTTGGTAGCCTTAGTAGGTTTCGGCGTCAAAACCGATCGTGCTGACGTGCAAATGTTAATGGTACCAGGTGAATTTAGTAATGAACGGCAATTCGATGCCAGTTATTGGCTACCAAATCGCCGTGGAATTGAAAAATTAGTTACTCAATATTTTGATAACGAACGATCGGAAGAAGAGCAGGTTAGCACTAGTTTCAATTCCAAGAGATTGAGAATAGCTATTAAGGATAGTACTGGTGACCCGGCAGCGGCACAAGAGTTAGCTACTAAACTCAGAGAATCCGGTTATCGCAACGTATTCGTTGCTCAACCTTGGCCAGAACCCTTGGCCCAAACGCGCATTGTTGCTCAGCAAGGAGACCCTAGCAGTGCTGATGCGGTTCGCGAATCTCTCCAGTTTGGCGATGTGATAGTGGAAAGCACTGGTGATTTAAAATCTGATATCACTATTAAATTGGGTAAGGATTGGCTGCAAAGAAAAGAATCAAATTAAAAGGGAAAAAGAATGAACGGTGAAGGATAAAGAATGAAGTCTGAAGGGTGAAGTAAAAAGAAGCAAGTAAAAAGTTAAAAGAACTGACTTTTGACTTTTTGCTTCTCCCCCTCACCCCCTCTCTTTCCTTACCTCGATTGCTGACCAATCCATTCTTCTAAAATGGGATTAACTAACTCAGGCGCTTCGTCTTGGGGACAATGGCCAACCCCTTCGAGGGGTATAAATTTTTGTACGGGAGAGAATTTAGCTAATTCTCTCCCTAAATGTATTGGTTCCCAGGGGTCTTCCGTTCCCCATAAAATGATGGCAGGACAAGGCAGAATAGGTAGTAAGTCTTCAGGTAAAGGCCCTTGGGAATAGCGGGTAAAGGCTAAAAATACATCGACTGCACCGGGATCGAAAGCAGGTGCCATCAGAATGTCTACTAGTTCGTCCGTAACTGCCTCTGGATTTTTGTAAGCTTGGAGGAGAATTTTACGTACTACTTTTGGTTTGGCGAGTTGATTAAAGAATAATTGACCGATCGATTTTAGCGCTAGTAATTTCTGGACGATGGGAGCGCCGGAACGCCTGTACCAAGGAAGAGTGGCGCGTTTGCGATCGTGCAGCATCCGCAGGGAACAATTGAGTAGCGCAACTCCTAATGCCATATCTGGATAATCAACAGCTGTCTGCATGGCAACAATACAGCCAATGGAATTTCCCACTAAAAAAGCGGGGCTACCGACTACTTCCCGACAAAAATCACCGATTTGCTTTGCCCAAGTTTCAAAAGTATATTCGATTTCTACTGCGGGTACTGGTTTGGCGGAATTGCCAAAACCAATCAAATCAAGGGCGTACACTTGGCAGTTGTTCGCTAAATAAGGGATGTTCTTGCGCCAATGCGCCCAAGAAGCACCAAAGCCATGTATTAAAATAACTGCTGGCCCTTGGTTACCTTGCTTGTGATAGCAAATGGGAAAACCTTGCCAAGTCCAAGTATAAGGGCGTAACTTGGCTTCAACTGTACTGGTGGTTGTGGTATTGGAAGCAGAAATGTTGACAACTCCCCTGCCTCTATGCGAGGGGATTCTTGGTTCACCGGGATAGCTCATGCTACTTGCCCTCCCCAAAATTCACTGCGATGTGTCCCACCGCTGTATAGCCACGTTGCAAAACGACTTGCGCTGCTGCTACATCTCGATTGGTTTCATATCCGCACTCAGAACACTTGTGGACTCGCTGTGATAATAACTTTTTGCCTGTATGCGTTTGGCATCTAGGACACTCTTGGCTAGTTCCATTAGAATCTACCTTGGCGAAATATGCACCTCGCTTAAAGCAAACATGACCAAGAATACTAAGAAACTGCCCAAAGCCAGCATCCAACGTATGTTTGCAAAGCATCCCTGCTGACATAGCTTTGAGATTCAAATCTTCAGTAAAAATAGTTTGCGCCCGGTCGCACAAATGATGAGCGGTCTTAAAATGAAAGTCTTTGCGACTATTCGAGATGTACTCGTGGTGTTTAGAAATTTGATGGTGCAGTTGACGAAATCTTCTAGAGCCTTTTTTCTTGCGTTTCAGTTGACGTTGCAGCAATTTCAGCTTGCGTTGTCCATCGACAAAGAATCGAGGTCTATCAACCAACTCGCCATCAGACGTTGCTAAAAAGTCTTCTAAACCTAAATCAATCCCTAGCCCATGACCTGATGGTGAAACTTGAGGCACTTCGACATCGCAGTGCAAAGTGAGCATGGCATAGTAACCAGATGCCCGTCTAACTACGCGAATCTGTTTGACCTCAAACCCTTGAGGAATTGGACGCGACAAGTGCATTTTGACTAAGCCAATCTTCGGCAGGTTAACCCAGTCTGCACCATCAAAACGCTTGACGGACTCCTGATTGAGTTGAGGAAACACAAATGAGCGCATCCGTTTTTTGAATCTAGGAAAACCATGTCCACGCTCCCACATAGCTACAAATGCTGCTTCTAATTGACGCAACACCTGTTGCAAAATATGAGTGTGAGGTATCTTCAACTCAGGGATTGACTTCTTTGCTTGTGCCAATGTTTTACATTGACGAGCAAAGGTTGGACGTGGTGCATCGACAGAAATAATGTACTCCTGCCTAATGCTGCACGAGTTAACGTCACACTTTCGAGAATTGACCCAATCCTTCCGTTCTCGCAACGCATAGTTGTAGACCTTCCGGCAAATTTCTAGCCAGTAGTCGAAGGTTTCACGTTGCGCGTCTGTAGGAATGAGTTTGTACTCGTAGGTGAGATTTAACATACAACCACTATACTCATTCTCTGAATAAATTGGTATGCGTTTATTCAAAATCCTTAATGGAGACATTCGATCCAAAAGTCCCCCTTACGCGAAAAATAACGGGGGTAATTGAAGCTGATTTGCGATAAATAGGTAGGTGCCAAGTATGTCAGGATCGAAAGGGATAAAGCTTTTTGTGCGCCAAATAGGTTAACGATTTGATAACCGATGGGAGAACGGGCTTTGCCTGAGGCCGATCGGATCGCTTAAATTGTTCTTTAGCCTGTAGCAGCGACTCAATTGGTCTGATTTTTTTATTGCTGCTATTCAAGCTAAGCAAACATAGATAGTTTGATGAAAAAAAATGGGTACTTCTATTGGTAGCTATGCTCCGGATTTTGAACTACCGGGAGTTGATGGTGAAGTTCATCATTTAGCTCAATATCTAGAAAAATACCGG
This genomic window contains:
- a CDS encoding LCP family protein, which translates into the protein MPTRNIPALFSMGRKNTPSFVNQPAKANHFRWLWLGFGLTGIAMLSATAGALLAVSLSTKPLMQSQLSAEEAAVFSQGDISNSNLRLPELTRPVNILVLGIKTLPSDVGQPVDPALGYQPVLNSFEGLSDTMLLLRFNPQTRKLVLLSVPRDTRTYIEGHGVTKINAANGFGGPALSARAVSNLLGGIRIDRYVRINVLGVEKLVDALGGVTIYVPQDMKYKDDSQHLYIDFKAGKQHLNGAQLQNFLRFRYDGLGDIGRVQRQQMAMRALAEQALNPATLGRVPQILSVIQSHIDTNLTVEELVALVGFGVKTDRADVQMLMVPGEFSNERQFDASYWLPNRRGIEKLVTQYFDNERSEEEQVSTSFNSKRLRIAIKDSTGDPAAAQELATKLRESGYRNVFVAQPWPEPLAQTRIVAQQGDPSSADAVRESLQFGDVIVESTGDLKSDITIKLGKDWLQRKESN
- a CDS encoding alpha/beta fold hydrolase — its product is MSYPGEPRIPSHRGRGVVNISASNTTTTSTVEAKLRPYTWTWQGFPICYHKQGNQGPAVILIHGFGASWAHWRKNIPYLANNCQVYALDLIGFGNSAKPVPAVEIEYTFETWAKQIGDFCREVVGSPAFLVGNSIGCIVAMQTAVDYPDMALGVALLNCSLRMLHDRKRATLPWYRRSGAPIVQKLLALKSIGQLFFNQLAKPKVVRKILLQAYKNPEAVTDELVDILMAPAFDPGAVDVFLAFTRYSQGPLPEDLLPILPCPAIILWGTEDPWEPIHLGRELAKFSPVQKFIPLEGVGHCPQDEAPELVNPILEEWIGQQSR
- a CDS encoding transposase; this translates as MLNLTYEYKLIPTDAQRETFDYWLEICRKVYNYALRERKDWVNSRKCDVNSCSIRQEYIISVDAPRPTFARQCKTLAQAKKSIPELKIPHTHILQQVLRQLEAAFVAMWERGHGFPRFKKRMRSFVFPQLNQESVKRFDGADWVNLPKIGLVKMHLSRPIPQGFEVKQIRVVRRASGYYAMLTLHCDVEVPQVSPSGHGLGIDLGLEDFLATSDGELVDRPRFFVDGQRKLKLLQRQLKRKKKGSRRFRQLHHQISKHHEYISNSRKDFHFKTAHHLCDRAQTIFTEDLNLKAMSAGMLCKHTLDAGFGQFLSILGHVCFKRGAYFAKVDSNGTSQECPRCQTHTGKKLLSQRVHKCSECGYETNRDVAAAQVVLQRGYTAVGHIAVNFGEGK